Genomic window (Shewanella psychropiezotolerans):
ACCGGATTAACGATCTCCAGGTGTGATGGATTAAACGCGAGGGCTAAGTGAACATTGCCACCGGGCGTCTTAAAGTCGGAGGAGAAACCTTGATGATACTTAACATCACCCGAACCATTGAGTGCGTCGCTATGCTTACCGGCGAATTCGTCAAACAACTCAGCAGGTTTCTTGCCTAAGATATTAACCAGTAAGTTCAGACGACCACGGTGAGCCATGCCCACGACGACCTCTTTGGTGCCGGCTTCGCCCGCACGATAGATGATCTCGCGCATCATAGGAACCAGCGCATCGCCACCTTCGAGTGAGAAACGTTTTGCTCCTGGGAATTTCGCGCCTAAGTATTTCTCCATACCTTCAGCGGCGTTCAAGCCTTGTAGGATACGGGTTTTAGCGGTTTTGTCGTAATTAGCTCTACCTAAAGAAGGTTCTAACCTTTGCTGGATCCAGCGCTTCTCGTCAGTATCTATCATGTGCATGTATTCGGCACCGATAGCGCCACAATATGTGGCCTTCAATGCGTGTACAAGATCCACTAGCTTCATGGTTTCGCCACCATGAGCAAATGAGCCTGTATTGAATTCACGCTGCATATCTTCGCTTGTTAAGCCATGGAAGGCCGGGTCCAGTTCAGAAACCTTATCACGTTTCCACAATTCCAGAGGGTCGAGATTAGCGTTCTGGTGGCCACGGAATCGATGAGCGTTGATCATCTGCAGGACTTTAACTTGCTTAGCGTCGACTTCAGGATCTGTCACACGGGCTGAGCCCTTATGACGTCCTTCGAGCGCTAAACTACGAAAATAATCACGTACTTTAGAGTGGGCTGCTTCGGGTACATCAGCCGATGCGCCGTTGGCATGAGGGAGGTTATCAAACACCACTTGCCAGTCTTCGGAAACAGACTGAGGGTCTTCTTGATAGGCTTCATACATCTCTTCTACATAGGTCGAATTAGCACCGTTTAGGTGTGATGATTCGAGCCAGGCTTTCATGATGCCTTGGTGCATTTCTATTCCTTTCAAACTTTATACACGTGTTTAGCCGAAGTTTTGTAAATGCACCCTTCGTCGTAGATAAAAATAGACTGACGAGAGGTACACAGTTTTTGCCGCCCCTAGATTTCTGATGTTCCAGAATTCACGGCTTATTGTAGTTCCATTACACAAAAGAGCCACTTCTCTACAGAGAAGTGACTCAATTCGAGCTATCTAATTATTACTATCAGCTCTTTGTCTTGCATTTACACTGCTCTCTTCAACAACATGGACTTAATATGTCCAATTGCCTTAGTCGGATTGAGTCCCTTAGGACATACATCCACACAGTTCATGATGCCATGGCAGCGGAATACGCTGTATGCATCATCAAGTTCCGATAAACGCTCTTCGGTTGCTGTGTCACGGCTATCGATTAGGAAGCGATAGGCATGTAACAAGCCACTTGGACCGATGAACTTATCAGGGTTCCACCAGAAAGATGGACAAGCGGTAGAACAACAAGCACACATGATACATTCATATAAACCATCTAAATGTTCACGCTCCTCAGGTGATTGCAGATGTTCACGCGCAGGCGTTTTCTCATCGTTAATCAGATAAGGCTTGATCTTCTCATACTGAGTGTAGAACTGAGATAGGTCTACAATAATGTCACGCACGACTGGCATACCCGGCAGAGGTCTAATCTCAATTTTCTTACTCTTGAAGGTAGACACTGGCGTGATACAAGCCAGACCGTTCTTGCCATTCATGTTTAGGCCATCTGAGCCACAAACACCTTCACGACATGAACGACGAAATGCCAAGGTAGGATCTTGCTCTTTCAGCAGTATCAGTGCATCCAGAACCATCATATCGGTGCCTTCTGCGACTTCTAATGTGTAATCCTTCATATACGGCTTAGCGTCTACATCGGGATTATAGCGATAAACTGCGATATTCAAATTCATCTCTGTATCTCCTTAGTAAGTACGCTTGATCGGTGGGAAGGCTGCACGAAGCTTTGGCTCCATGTTAACCGCACGACGATCCATTGTTTCAGTAACCGGGTCGAACAGGCTGTGACACAACCAGTTCTCATCATCACGCTCGAGGAAATCTTCACGTGAATGAGCACCACGGCTCTCGGTACGGAAATTGGCGGCATAAGCCGTTGCAATCGCAGTCGCCATCAAGTTATCCAGCTCTAAACATTCGATACGCTGGGTATTGAACTCTTTCGAGTTATCAGAAAGCTTAGCATTGGCCAGACGTTCACGGATCTGCTTGAGCTCAGCCAAACCTTCAGCCATAGAGTCGCCACGGCGAAATACTGAGAAGTTCAGCTGCATACAAAGCTGTAAATCTTTACGGATCTGCACCGGATCTTCACCGTCTTTGTTGCTTTCCCAACGGTTCAGACGTGCTAGAGACGCATCGATGTCGGCATCAGTAGCATCTTTCGGATTAGGAGTCTCATCCAGGGCTTTACCCAGATGCTGACCCGCAGCACGACCAAATACCACTAAATCCAGTAGTGAGTTACCACCTAAACGATTAGCGCCGTGTACCGATACACAGGCAATCTCACCGACGGCAAACAGGCCTATTACGTCAGTCTCGGAGCCATCTTCACTCTTACGAATGACCTGGCCGCTCACTTTAGCAGGCAGACCACCCATCATGTAATGACACGTGGGTAATACAGGGATTGGGCCATCGGCCGGATCGATATGGGCGAATGTACGAGACAGTTCACACACACCTGGAAGACGCGCTTCCAGTGTCTCTTTGCCTAAATGATCCAGCTTGAGTAGCAAGTGCGGACCTAAAGGACCATCTAGACCACGACCTTCACGAATTTCGGTCATCATAGAACGTGCAACCACGTCTCGAGAGGCCAAATCTTTCGCGTTAGGCGCATAACGTTCCATGAAACGTTCGCCGTCTTTGTTCAGCAGATATCCGCCTTCCCCGCGACAACCTTCGGTCACCAGAACACCGGCTCCCGCGATTCCCGTAGGATGGAACTGCCACATCTCCATATCTTGCATCTGTATGCCAGCGCGCATTGCCATGCCGACACCATCGCCAGTATTAATATGTGCATTGGTAGTAGAAGCATAGATACGACCCGCGCCGCCAGTAGCGAGCACGGTAGCCTTGGCCTTGAAATAGACGATTTCGCCGCTCTCGATATCGATAGCGGTACAACCGACAATCACGCCGTCTTCGTTCTTCACCAAATCAAGTGCATACCACTCGGAGAAGACTTGTGTCTTATGCTTAACATTTTGCTGATAAAGACAATGTAGCAATGCATGACCGGTACGATCGGCAGCTGCTGCGGTACGAGCCGCTTGCTCGCCACCAAAGTTTCTAGACTGACCACCAAACGGACGCTGGTATATCTTGCCATTCTCGAAACGAGAAAACGGCAGACCCATGTGCTCAAGCTCGATAACCGCCTCGGGACCGGTTTTACACATGAATTCGATCGCTTCTTGGTCACCGATAAAATCGGAACCTTTAACCGTATCGTACATATGCTGTTCCCAGTGATCTTCATGGGCATTGCCTAAGGCTACTGTGATGCCGCCTTGAGCCGAAACCGTATGAGAACGAGTCGGGAACACTTTAGATAAAAGCGCACAGCTCTTACCTTCTTTTGAAATCTGTAATGCTGCTCGCATACCTGCGCCACCGGCACCGATAACGACCACATCAAATTCGCGTACTGGAATACTCACTTAAACACCCCACACAATCAAAATGCCTGCTGCCAAATATGAAAAGGCTGCTACGACTACAACGAACTGAAGTAAACCACGAAGCATTAATGGCTTAACGTAATCAGTTAGCACCTGCCAAATACCGATCCAAGCGTGAACCAGAATCGCGACCAGGGCTAGCAAGGTGAATACTTTCATCGGCAGAGCGCTGAACAAGCCATGCCATGCGTCGTAGGTTAGTGGAGAGCTAAGGGCAATAAATCCAACCACAAAAATAGTGTATAGGGCTAAGATGATTGCGCTTGCGCGTATTAGAATAAAGTCATGAACACCACTGCGTCCAAGACTCGCTGCATTAGTTACCATACCCAAACCCCTACAATGATAGAAAACGCAATTGACAATGCAAATGCGGCTTTTGCCGAAGCGATACCAGCTGGCAATTCTTCCCAGCAACCGGCATCCATTATCAGATGACGTATGCCAACGATAAGGTGATAACCCAGTGCGGTAAGAATTCCCCAGATGACAAACTTAACCAGCAAGTTATCAAAAAGAGATTGTACGCCTGCGAAACTCTCTGGGGATACTAAAGATTCATTCAGTAACCAGATGAGAATGCCAACAGCAAATAGCATGATGACACCGGAGACACGGTGGAGAATAGACGCGATCGCTGTTGCAGGAAAGCGTATGGTCTGCAGATCTAGATGGACAGGTCTTTGCTTTTTCACGTTCTGCTCACTCTGCTCAATTGAGCTATATTTTTGTTATACGAACCACTTTTGTTCAAACATCGAACCGAGAATGAGTTCACACTTCGATATCGTTACAAAAGAAAAGTTTAAACAGACATTTAACGCTTTAGAAGCAACTTATCAGGTGACTAATGAAGTGCACTCTAAATGGCAATGTCTGTGGCTCTTCTGAGCCGAAGCAAGTATACGCGCGGCAAATGTCAAATACAAACATCACATTATGCAAATTTTGTTTTTTTGGTAAAAAAATCTGCCAAGTTCCTGTTCTGTTATGGGGTTTGGGCAAAATAAGACCATGGTCTAAGAAATTTAAACGCTTATTTAAATTGAAATGTGATCTGGATTCACTGTAAAGTATTGGCGTTTGATAAGCCGCACTCACATAAGAATGAAGTAAGGAGAACGGGTATGGCTGATAATATAGCCAAGTTGGAACTGCCAGGGAATGACTCAATCGATCTGCCAATAAAAAAAGGCACGGCAGGCTTCGATGTCATCGACATCAGCAAATTAGGTAGTAAAGGTCACTTTACCTTCGATCCAGGATTTCTCGCGACAGCCTCCTGCGAATCTGCGATTACCTATATCGACGGCGCACAAGGGATACTGCTTCATCGCGGATACCCTATTGGTGAATTAGCCGTAAATTCAGATTATTTAGATCTGTGTTATTTATTGCTGTACGGAGAGCTTCCAACCACAACTCAGTACGAACAATTTGTTCATACAGTTAAAAATCACACCATGGTTAACGAGCAGCTAGTCGCCTTCTTTAAAGGCTTCAGACGTGATGCTCACCCCATGGCAATGCTATGTGGTGTTACGGGTGCACTTTCTGCATTTTACCAAGATTCACTAGATGTTAACGATGAGCGTCACCGCGAAATCGCCGCTTTCCGTCTAGTCTCTAAGATGCCGACAATTGCCGCCATGTGCTACAAGTACTCAATCGGTCAGCCATTCGTGTATCCACGTAATGACTTGAGCTACGCGGGTAACTTCCTCAGCATGATGTTTGCTGTGCCATGTGAAGAATACGAGGTTAACCCGATTGTTGAACGTGCCATGGATCGCATCTTTATTCTGCATGCGGATCATGAGCAAAACGCGTCGACATCGACAGTACGCCTGGCTGGTTCTTCAGGTGCTAACCCATTTGCATGTATTGCAGCGGGTATTGCATCACTTTGGGGACCTGCTCACGGCGGCGCTAACGAAGCGTGTCTGAACATGCTCGAAGAGATTGGCACAGTGGATCGTATCCCTGAGTTCATCGCTCGCGCTAAAGACAAGGAAGATCCTTTCCGTTTGATGGGCTTCGGACATCGCGTCTATAAGAACTTCGACCCTCGCGCTAAAGTTATGCGTGAAACCTGTCATGAAGTCCTTAAAGAGCTTAATGTTAACGACCCACTGCTCGATGTTGCCATGGAACTCGAACGTATCGCCCTTGAAGATGATTATTTCGTCTCCAAGAAGCTATATCCAAACGTCGATTTCTACTCAGGTATCATCATGAAGGCTATCGGTATTCCGACTAGCATGTTCACCGTACTGTTCGCCCTTGCGCGTACAGTGGGTTGGATTGCCCATTGGAAAGAGATGTTGGATCAACCTGGTCATAAGATCAGCCGTCCACGTCAATTATATACCGGCGCACCTGAGCGTAGTTTTGTCTCACAAGACAAACGTGAATCTTAACGACTCTAGGACCTAGAACTTAAAATCTAGGAAGCAGGAACCACAGGAAGGCACTCATCGAGTGCCTTTTTTATTGCCCGCCACCGCATGTTCACCCTGTTATGGTTCGCCTTAGCGCGCACTGTAGGTTGGATTGCTCATTGGAAAGAGATGTTGGATCAACCTGGTCATAAGATCAGCCGTCCACGTCAATTATATACCGGCGCACCTGAGCGTAGTTTTGTCTCACAAGACAAACGTGAATCTTAATGATTCTAGGACCTAGAACTTAAAATCTAGGAAGCAGGAACCACAGGAAGGCACTCATCGAGTGCCTTTTTTATTGCAAGTGTTACGATGAAATCGTTCCTAAAACTAATGCCTAGACACTATGAACTTATACCAATTGGTATTAGACCCACTTCTCCATCACAAAGTTTGTTAGCACTTGTCCCCGAACTTCTACTTCCTGCGAGTTAACCAGAGTAAAACCAAAATGCTCGAAAAATGGTCTTGCAGTTATGCTGACATGGGAATAGCAACGACATATACCTTTAAATGCTGCCTCATTGAACAGAGTATTCATCAAAGCTTTACCTCCCCCCTGCCCTTGGTGATCCACATGACAGAAAAAATGGTCGATATAGCCATCACTTTGAAGATCAGCAAAACCTAGCTGCTTGCCTTCAGATTCGGCAATGAAAGGGTCCATGGCTTGGATACGCTTAGGCCAAGTATCAGGTAAAGATCGTGTCGGTGCCCAGGCTGATACCTAGAGCAGGCTATAGTCTCTGATATTGACTCTGTGAATGGTATCGTATTTAATCTGCCACAGGACGACTGGATCATCTGATTGTTCAGCTTGATTAAACTTTCGTATCTGTATCATGCCAGTCCTTTACGGTTATGACTTAAATCCAGCTTTATGCCAGATGAGCGCGATATAATAACCGGACTGACTCAGATTAGAAGGATTGGTATTAGTCCGCTAACCATTTATCGACTGCTTCACGCTTACCTTGCTTAATATCACGGCGCATCTCTTCGGCAATCTCATCGCGGGAGTCCAATCTATCTTTTGCCCTGTTTATCTTCCTGGAGGCATTGTGCTCCATTTTATCCAGTTTCTTGTCGACATAGCTGCCATCGGCCAGATCCCGAGCATTGCCTGTGGCTCTATTGACCTTATTCTTAGTCTTATTGTATTCGTGCTTGTACTTATATTTGTTGTCTTTAATGTCACGATTCATGCGAACTGCATCTTTCAATAAGTTCTGTGCATGCAGATTTGGTGAGAATAAGAACACTGACATCAAGGCCATAACGACTACATTTTTCATCAGAGTGAATTTCATAAGAGTGTCTTCCATAAGAGTTATCTACTCATTATCTCCTTCCAATCCCAGTAAATGAACGCCACTTGATGCATTAAGGTTATTAACAAAACAAATGAACTGCCACCTTTGATACATCTTGTATCAAAAGGTGTTTGAATTGTTACAAAATTAATCGTTAAATCCCTATTAGTCAAAAGCATCAATTTTTAAACCTTTTCGCTACATTGTGTTTAACAAGTTTAACTTGGTGGACACTGTAAACATTAAGCCATTGTATTTAACATGTTTTATTTGTTGGCATGGCTTGTGCTTAGTTAGTGATAATTGGAACAAATAACTTAGGTATTTTTACATGGACTCTTTAAATACACTCGCTAACACTCAAGTAACTCACTCACAAAAATCCGGCATTCAGACTCGCCCACTCAATGGTTTCAAGTTTGCACTCCCCCTCCTTCTGGTATCTGTGCTCTCAGCTTGTAGCGGTGAAGAGCCTCCTAAAGAAGAGGAGAAGTATGCCGTTCCAGTCGAAACGACCACTGTCATTCAGGGAGATGTCTCTTCTTTCTACAGCACAACTGCCACACTCGAAGCCCCGGAAGAAGCCAAGGTGGTCACTCGCATCGCAGGCTTGATTGAAGCCATCGAGGTCGAAGAGGGTGACAGAGTCACCAAGGGTCAATTACTGGCGGTTATCGATGCTAAGAGACAGAGATACGATCTCGCCCGCTCACAGGCCGAAGTGGAAATAATCGAACAGGAACTCAACCGATTAAAGAAGATGGGCAATAGGGAGTTCATCAGCGCAGACTCCATGGCCAAACTCGAATACAACATGCAGGCCGCTATCGCTAAACGCGATTTGGCAAGCCTGCAGGTCGAAGAGAGCATGGTTCGCTCCCCCATCGAGGGCGTTGTCGCCACTCGCTTCGTTAAAAAAGGCAATATGGCAAAAGAGTTCGACGAGCTGTTTTATATCGTTAATCAAGACGAACTGCACGGTATCGTCCATCTTCCCGAACAACAACTTCAGAGCTTACGTCTGGGTCAGGACGCACAAGTGTTCGCCAATAAGCATTCCCAAGATACGGTTCATGCAAAAGTATTGCGTATCAGCCCCATCGTCGATGCCCAGAGTGGTACCTTCAAGGTCACCCTATCTGTACCCAACGACAATGCCAAGCTAAAAGCCGGCATGTTTACCCGAGTCGAACTCAGGTATGACACCCACAATAATGTGATCACTGTGCCTTATAACGCTGTGGTCAACCAAGATAATCAGTTTGCCCTCTATGTCATCGACGGTACTAATGTGAATCGCCGTGAAGTCTCCCTAGGGTATCGTGAAGCCGATACCGTTGAGATTATTGCCGGCATTGAACCCGGTGAGCAGATAGTGATCCGCGGTCAGCAAAATCTAAAAGATCAGTCACTTGTAGAAGTGATCAGTTCATTAGATCTAGCCTCAGTCGAGAAGTAAGGAAACCGAACTATGTCTATAATAACAACATCGGTAAGACGCCCGGTCACAGTATGGATGTTCATGTTGGCAGTGATCCTGTTCGGCATGGTGGGTTTCTCACGTCTGGCAGTCAAACTCCTGCCTGACTTGAGTTACCCCACGATAACCATACGAACTCTGTATGTGGGCGCGGCCCCAGTCGAAATCGAGCAGCTAGTCTCTAAACCCATCGAAGAAGCGGCGGGTATCGTAAAGGGCTTAAGAAAAATCAGTTCAATATCACGTTCAGGTATGTCTGATGTGGTGCTTGAGTTCGAATGGGGCACTGACATGGACATGGCCAGCCTGGATGTTCGGGAAAAACTGGACACGATTATCTTGCCTCTCGATGTAAAGAAACCGCTACTGCTTAGATTTAATCCAAACCTTGATCCTATCGTTCGCCTCGCCTTATCGGTTCCCGACGCCAGCGATAACGAGCTCAAGCAGATGCGCACTTACGCCGAAGAGGAATTAAAACGCCAACTCGAGTCCTTAACCGGTGTTGCCGCCGTCAGACTCTCGGGCGGTCTACAGCAAGAAGTGCACATTCTGCTCAATCAAGAAAAACTGACTCAGCTCAATCTAAACGCCGATAAAATACGTAATCGTATCGCCGAAGAAAATATTAATCTGTCTGCGGGTAAAGTGGTCCAGGGAGATAAAGAATATTTGGTGCGCACCCTTAACCAGTTCAACTCTCTGGAAGAGCTGGGTGAGATCATCGTGTATCGCGACGCTCAGACATTGGTCAGGCTATTTGAGGTTGCCGACATTGTCGATGCCCATAAGGAGCGTAACGATATCACCCGCATTGGTGATCAAGAATCTATCGAGCTAGCAATTTACAAGGAAGGAGATGCGAATACCGTAGCCGTGGCCAGAAAAGTCAACGCGGCGCTCAAAGAGTTAAATGCTAACCAGGTAAAATCAGAATTAACCGTTATCTACGATCAATCGGAATTTATTGAGAGTGCAGTGAGTGAAGTGACATCGTCCGCACTGATAGGTAGCTTGCTCTCTATGTTGATCATCTATCTATTTCTGAAAGATATTATTCCTACCTTGATCATCTCTATCTCGATTCCATTCTCGGTCATCGCCACATTTAACATGATGTATTTTGCCGATATCAGCTTAAACATCATGTCACTGGGCGGAATAGCACTGGCTGTGGGGTTACTTGTCGACAACGCTATTGTGGTACTCGAAAACATAGATCGCTGTCGCTCGCTTGGCATGAGTAAGCTCGAAGCGGCTGTAACTGGAACTAAAGAGGTCTCCGGGGCGATATTTGCTTCGACACTGACCACACTCGCCGTCTTTGTCCCTCTGGTCTTCGTCGATGGTGTTGCTGGCGCCCTGTTCTCGGATCAGGCTTTGACAGTCACCTTCGCGCTGTTAGCCTCGCTTCTGGTCGCGCTTACCACCATTCCTATGTTGGCATCTCGAGAAGGCATAAAGTCTCTGCCTCCTCTACTCGCTAAAGAGAAGAAGCCAACACCTGAGACTAAAATGGGCAAGTTAACACACTACAGTGCCACGGTTTTCTCTTTTCCCTTTATCGTCTTATTCAGTTACTTACCCAGTGCCCTGTTAACCTTAGCGCTTATGTTTGGTCGCCTACTGTCGTGGTTCACCGGGCTGTTTATGCGCCCCCTGAGCCAAGGATTTAACTGGTGTTATCATAAACTGGAAATCCTCTATCATCTCCTACTCGCCTTGGCGCTTAGATTCAAAGTCATGACTCTGTCAATCGCTATCCTAGTCACCTTAGGGGCGGCCTCATTAGTGCCTAAATTGGGAATGGAGCTTATTCCCCCAATGAACCAAGGTGAATTCTATGTCGAGATCCTTCTGCCACCAGGAACCGAAGTATCAGAGACTGACAAGATACTGCGTCGACTCGCCCTTTCGATAAAAGGCAGGGAAGATGTTAAGCATGCTTATAGTCAGGCGGGAAGTGGCGGCTTGATGACATCGGATACCTCTCGTGGTGGTGAAAACTGGGGACGCTTGCAAGTCGTGCTAGCAGATCCTGATGCCTTCGATGCCGTCGCATCTGTACTACGTACCACAGCGATGCGTATTCCTGAGCTGGAGGCTCAGATACAACACCCTGAGCTCTTTAGTTTCAAGACGCCACTGGAAATTGAGCTGATTGGTTATGATCTGACTCAATTAAAGCAAACGGCTAATGACTTAGTCGACGCATTATCAGACTCAGACCGCTTTGCAGATCTTAAGTCCAGCTTAAGAGATGGCCAACCTGAGATCAGTATTCGCTTCGACCATCAGCGCTTGGCGGCACTGGGCATGAATGCACCAACCGTGGCAAATCGTATCGCTCAGAGAATTGGTGGTACCGTTGCCAGCCAATACACGGTGAGAGATCGTAAAGTCGATATCCTGGTAAGAAGCGAGATAGATGAGCGCGATCAGATAAGCGATATCGGCGCCATGATCATCAACCCAGATAGCAGCTACCCAATAGCACTCAGTGCCGTTGCCGATGTGACACTCAAGCTAGGTCCTTCGGCCATCAATCGAATCAGCCAGCAAAGGGTCGCCATTGTCTCAGCGAATTTAGCCTATGGGGATCTCAATGAAGCCGTATTGGAAGCCAGAAACATCTTAGCCAAGCAGACACTGCCAACCTCGATTCAGGCCAGATTTGGTGGCCAGAATGAGGAGATGGAACACTCATTCCAGTCGCTGCAGATAGCCTTAGTGTTAGCCATATTCTTAGTCTATCTGGTCATGGCCAGTCAGTTTGAATCACTGCTGCACCCTCTGCTTATTCTGTTTGCCGTGCCTATGGCGGTCGGTGGCAGCATATTGGGCCTGTATGTAACTGGTACCCATTTGAGTGTGGTGGTGTTCATCGGACTCATCATGCTGGCCGGCATAGTGGTCAACAATGCCATCGTACTGGTGGATCGCATTAACCAGCTACGCCAGGAGGGCAAAGAGAAGATGGCGGCCATATCTGAAGCGGCCAAGTCTCGTTTACGTCCCATTATCATGACCACCATGACGACAGCCTTAGGCCTGTCCCCCATGGCCTTCGGATTGGGCGATGGATCTGAGGTCCGCGCACCTATGGCGATCACAGTAATATTCGGTCTGATCTTATCGACTCTACTCACCTTAGTGGTGATACCTGTGCTGTACGCCCTGTTCGATCGTAAGCAATATGCCCCAGCAGAGAGCAAAGAGGCGCAAGACGCACAGCTCGCGAGTGAAGGAGGTCAGGCATGAACCTCACCCGATTAGCCATTTCAAGGCCGGTAACCACCAGCATGTTTTTCGT
Coding sequences:
- the sdhA gene encoding succinate dehydrogenase flavoprotein subunit, which encodes MSIPVREFDVVVIGAGGAGMRAALQISKEGKSCALLSKVFPTRSHTVSAQGGITVALGNAHEDHWEQHMYDTVKGSDFIGDQEAIEFMCKTGPEAVIELEHMGLPFSRFENGKIYQRPFGGQSRNFGGEQAARTAAAADRTGHALLHCLYQQNVKHKTQVFSEWYALDLVKNEDGVIVGCTAIDIESGEIVYFKAKATVLATGGAGRIYASTTNAHINTGDGVGMAMRAGIQMQDMEMWQFHPTGIAGAGVLVTEGCRGEGGYLLNKDGERFMERYAPNAKDLASRDVVARSMMTEIREGRGLDGPLGPHLLLKLDHLGKETLEARLPGVCELSRTFAHIDPADGPIPVLPTCHYMMGGLPAKVSGQVIRKSEDGSETDVIGLFAVGEIACVSVHGANRLGGNSLLDLVVFGRAAGQHLGKALDETPNPKDATDADIDASLARLNRWESNKDGEDPVQIRKDLQLCMQLNFSVFRRGDSMAEGLAELKQIRERLANAKLSDNSKEFNTQRIECLELDNLMATAIATAYAANFRTESRGAHSREDFLERDDENWLCHSLFDPVTETMDRRAVNMEPKLRAAFPPIKRTY
- a CDS encoding succinate dehydrogenase iron-sulfur subunit, yielding MNLNIAVYRYNPDVDAKPYMKDYTLEVAEGTDMMVLDALILLKEQDPTLAFRRSCREGVCGSDGLNMNGKNGLACITPVSTFKSKKIEIRPLPGMPVVRDIIVDLSQFYTQYEKIKPYLINDEKTPAREHLQSPEEREHLDGLYECIMCACCSTACPSFWWNPDKFIGPSGLLHAYRFLIDSRDTATEERLSELDDAYSVFRCHGIMNCVDVCPKGLNPTKAIGHIKSMLLKRAV
- a CDS encoding efflux RND transporter periplasmic adaptor subunit; this encodes MDSLNTLANTQVTHSQKSGIQTRPLNGFKFALPLLLVSVLSACSGEEPPKEEEKYAVPVETTTVIQGDVSSFYSTTATLEAPEEAKVVTRIAGLIEAIEVEEGDRVTKGQLLAVIDAKRQRYDLARSQAEVEIIEQELNRLKKMGNREFISADSMAKLEYNMQAAIAKRDLASLQVEESMVRSPIEGVVATRFVKKGNMAKEFDELFYIVNQDELHGIVHLPEQQLQSLRLGQDAQVFANKHSQDTVHAKVLRISPIVDAQSGTFKVTLSVPNDNAKLKAGMFTRVELRYDTHNNVITVPYNAVVNQDNQFALYVIDGTNVNRREVSLGYREADTVEIIAGIEPGEQIVIRGQQNLKDQSLVEVISSLDLASVEK
- the sdhC gene encoding succinate dehydrogenase, cytochrome b556 subunit; its protein translation is MEQSEQNVKKQRPVHLDLQTIRFPATAIASILHRVSGVIMLFAVGILIWLLNESLVSPESFAGVQSLFDNLLVKFVIWGILTALGYHLIVGIRHLIMDAGCWEELPAGIASAKAAFALSIAFSIIVGVWVW
- a CDS encoding citrate synthase, whose product is MADNIAKLELPGNDSIDLPIKKGTAGFDVIDISKLGSKGHFTFDPGFLATASCESAITYIDGAQGILLHRGYPIGELAVNSDYLDLCYLLLYGELPTTTQYEQFVHTVKNHTMVNEQLVAFFKGFRRDAHPMAMLCGVTGALSAFYQDSLDVNDERHREIAAFRLVSKMPTIAAMCYKYSIGQPFVYPRNDLSYAGNFLSMMFAVPCEEYEVNPIVERAMDRIFILHADHEQNASTSTVRLAGSSGANPFACIAAGIASLWGPAHGGANEACLNMLEEIGTVDRIPEFIARAKDKEDPFRLMGFGHRVYKNFDPRAKVMRETCHEVLKELNVNDPLLDVAMELERIALEDDYFVSKKLYPNVDFYSGIIMKAIGIPTSMFTVLFALARTVGWIAHWKEMLDQPGHKISRPRQLYTGAPERSFVSQDKRES
- the sdhD gene encoding succinate dehydrogenase, hydrophobic membrane anchor protein, with the translated sequence MVTNAASLGRSGVHDFILIRASAIILALYTIFVVGFIALSSPLTYDAWHGLFSALPMKVFTLLALVAILVHAWIGIWQVLTDYVKPLMLRGLLQFVVVVAAFSYLAAGILIVWGV
- a CDS encoding efflux RND transporter permease subunit, which encodes MSIITTSVRRPVTVWMFMLAVILFGMVGFSRLAVKLLPDLSYPTITIRTLYVGAAPVEIEQLVSKPIEEAAGIVKGLRKISSISRSGMSDVVLEFEWGTDMDMASLDVREKLDTIILPLDVKKPLLLRFNPNLDPIVRLALSVPDASDNELKQMRTYAEEELKRQLESLTGVAAVRLSGGLQQEVHILLNQEKLTQLNLNADKIRNRIAEENINLSAGKVVQGDKEYLVRTLNQFNSLEELGEIIVYRDAQTLVRLFEVADIVDAHKERNDITRIGDQESIELAIYKEGDANTVAVARKVNAALKELNANQVKSELTVIYDQSEFIESAVSEVTSSALIGSLLSMLIIYLFLKDIIPTLIISISIPFSVIATFNMMYFADISLNIMSLGGIALAVGLLVDNAIVVLENIDRCRSLGMSKLEAAVTGTKEVSGAIFASTLTTLAVFVPLVFVDGVAGALFSDQALTVTFALLASLLVALTTIPMLASREGIKSLPPLLAKEKKPTPETKMGKLTHYSATVFSFPFIVLFSYLPSALLTLALMFGRLLSWFTGLFMRPLSQGFNWCYHKLEILYHLLLALALRFKVMTLSIAILVTLGAASLVPKLGMELIPPMNQGEFYVEILLPPGTEVSETDKILRRLALSIKGREDVKHAYSQAGSGGLMTSDTSRGGENWGRLQVVLADPDAFDAVASVLRTTAMRIPELEAQIQHPELFSFKTPLEIELIGYDLTQLKQTANDLVDALSDSDRFADLKSSLRDGQPEISIRFDHQRLAALGMNAPTVANRIAQRIGGTVASQYTVRDRKVDILVRSEIDERDQISDIGAMIINPDSSYPIALSAVADVTLKLGPSAINRISQQRVAIVSANLAYGDLNEAVLEARNILAKQTLPTSIQARFGGQNEEMEHSFQSLQIALVLAIFLVYLVMASQFESLLHPLLILFAVPMAVGGSILGLYVTGTHLSVVVFIGLIMLAGIVVNNAIVLVDRINQLRQEGKEKMAAISEAAKSRLRPIIMTTMTTALGLSPMAFGLGDGSEVRAPMAITVIFGLILSTLLTLVVIPVLYALFDRKQYAPAESKEAQDAQLASEGGQA